Proteins found in one Thunnus maccoyii chromosome 5, fThuMac1.1, whole genome shotgun sequence genomic segment:
- the LOC121897829 gene encoding tropomyosin alpha-1 chain isoform X10, which translates to MDAIKKKMQMLKLDKENALDRAEQAESDKKASEERSKQLEDDLVGLQKKLKGTEDELDKYSEALKDAQEKLELAEKKATDAEGEVASLNRRIQLVEEELDRAQERLATALTKLEEAEKAADESERGMKVIENRAMKDEEKMELQEIQLKEAKHIAEEADRKYEEVARKLVIIEGDLERTEERAELSEGKCSELEEELKTVTNNLKSLEAQAEKYSQKEDKYEEEIKVLTDKLKEAETRAEFAERSVAKLEKTIDDLEDRLYQQLEKKRLLTNELRVALNED; encoded by the exons ATGGATGCCATTAAGAAGAAGATGCAGATGCTCAAGCTCGACAAGGAGAATGCCTTGGACAGAGCTGAGCAGGCTGAGTCAGACAAGAAAGCGTCCGAGGAGAGAAGCAAACAG CTTGAGGACGATTTGGTAGGTCTGCAGAAGAAGCTGAAGGGAACTGAGGATGAGTTGGACAAGTACTCCGAGGCTCTTAAAGATGCCCAGGAGAAACTTGAGCTGGCTGAGAAGAAAGCTACCGAT GCTGAGGGAGAGGTCGCTTCCCTTAACAGACGTATCCAGCTGGTTGAGGAGGAGTTGGATCGTGCTCAGGAGCGTCTGGCCACTGCCCTGACCAAGCTGGAGGAGGCTGAGAAGGCTGCTGATGAGAGTGAGAG AGGCATGAAGGTCATTGAGAACAGGGCCATGAAGGATGAGGAGAAGATGGAGTTGCAGGAGATCCAGCTGAAGGAGGCCAAGCACATTGCTGAGGAGGCTGACCGCAAATATGAGGAG GTGGCTCGTAAGCTGGTCATCATTGAGGGTGACCTGGAGCGTACAGAGGAGCGCGCTGAGCTGTCTGAAGG CAAATGCTCTGAGCTTGAGGAAGAGTTGAAAACTGTGACCAACAACCTGAAGTCACTGGAGGCCCAGGCTGAGAAG TACTCACAGAAGGAGGACAAATATGAGGAGGAGATCAAGGTCCTCACTGACAAGCTGAAGGAG GCTGAGACTCGTGCTGAGTTCGCTGAGAGATCAGTAGCCAAGCTTGAGAAGACCATTGATGACTTGGAAG ATCGCCTCTACCAGCAACTTGAGAAAAAACGACTTCTCACTAATGAACTACGTGTGGCCTTGAATGAGGACTAA
- the LOC121897829 gene encoding tropomyosin alpha-1 chain isoform X2, producing the protein MDAIKKKMQMLKLDKENALDRAEQAESDKKASEERSKQLEDDLVGLQKKLKGTEDELDKYSEALKDAQEKLELAEKKATDAEGEVASLNRRIQLVEEELDRAQERLATALTKLEEAEKAADESERGMKVIENRAMKDEEKMELQEIQLKEAKHIAEEADRKYEEVARKLVIIEGDLERTEERAELSEGKCSELEEELKTVTNNLKSLEAQAEKYSQKEDKYEEEIKVLTDKLKEAETRAEFAERSVAKLEKTIDDLEEKLSHAKEENLDMHQMLDQTLMELNNL; encoded by the exons ATGGATGCCATTAAGAAGAAGATGCAGATGCTCAAGCTCGACAAGGAGAATGCCTTGGACAGAGCTGAGCAGGCTGAGTCAGACAAGAAAGCGTCCGAGGAGAGAAGCAAACAG CTTGAGGACGATTTGGTAGGTCTGCAGAAGAAGCTGAAGGGAACTGAGGATGAGTTGGACAAGTACTCCGAGGCTCTTAAAGATGCCCAGGAGAAACTTGAGCTGGCTGAGAAGAAAGCTACCGAT GCTGAGGGAGAGGTCGCTTCCCTTAACAGACGTATCCAGCTGGTTGAGGAGGAGTTGGATCGTGCTCAGGAGCGTCTGGCCACTGCCCTGACCAAGCTGGAGGAGGCTGAGAAGGCTGCTGATGAGAGTGAGAG AGGCATGAAGGTCATTGAGAACAGGGCCATGAAGGATGAGGAGAAGATGGAGTTGCAGGAGATCCAGCTGAAGGAGGCCAAGCACATTGCTGAGGAGGCTGACCGCAAATATGAGGAG GTGGCTCGTAAGCTGGTCATCATTGAGGGTGACCTGGAGCGTACAGAGGAGCGCGCTGAGCTGTCTGAAGG CAAATGCTCTGAGCTTGAGGAAGAGTTGAAAACTGTGACCAACAACCTGAAGTCACTGGAGGCCCAGGCTGAGAAG TACTCACAGAAGGAGGACAAATATGAGGAGGAGATCAAGGTCCTCACTGACAAGCTGAAGGAG GCTGAGACTCGTGCTGAGTTCGCTGAGAGATCAGTAGCCAAGCTTGAGAAGACCATTGATGACTTGGAAG AGAAACTGTCACATGCTAAAGAAGAGAACCTCGATATGCACCAGATGCTGGACCAGACTCTAATGGAACTGAATAATTTGTGA
- the LOC121897829 gene encoding tropomyosin alpha-1 chain isoform X9 translates to MDAIKKKMQMLKLDKENALDRAEQAESDKKASEERSKQLDDELRELEKKLRLTEDERDKVFEEFQTAEEKLLTAEEVATKLEDDLVGLQKKLKGTEDELDKYSEALKDAQEKLELAEKKATDAEGEVASLNRRIQLVEEELDRAQERLATALTKLEEAEKAADESERGMKVIENRAMKDEEKMELQEIQLKEAKHIAEEADRKYEEVARKLVIIEGDLERTEERAELSEGKCSELEEELKTVTNNLKSLEAQAEKYSQKEDKYEEEIKVLTDKLKEAETRAEFAERSVAKLEKTIDDLEEKLSHAKEENLDMHQMLDQTLMELNNL, encoded by the exons ATGGATGCCATTAAGAAGAAGATGCAGATGCTCAAGCTCGACAAGGAGAATGCCTTGGACAGAGCTGAGCAGGCTGAGTCAGACAAGAAAGCGTCCGAGGAGAGAAGCAAACAG TTAGACGACGAATTAAGAGAGTTGGAAAAGAAATTGCGTCTTACTGAAGACGAAAGAGATAAAGTGTTTGAGGAGTTCCAAACTGCTGAAGAAAAGCTGCTGACCGCTGAGGAGGTCGCCACCAAG CTTGAGGACGATTTGGTAGGTCTGCAGAAGAAGCTGAAGGGAACTGAGGATGAGTTGGACAAGTACTCCGAGGCTCTTAAAGATGCCCAGGAGAAACTTGAGCTGGCTGAGAAGAAAGCTACCGAT GCTGAGGGAGAGGTCGCTTCCCTTAACAGACGTATCCAGCTGGTTGAGGAGGAGTTGGATCGTGCTCAGGAGCGTCTGGCCACTGCCCTGACCAAGCTGGAGGAGGCTGAGAAGGCTGCTGATGAGAGTGAGAG AGGCATGAAGGTCATTGAGAACAGGGCCATGAAGGATGAGGAGAAGATGGAGTTGCAGGAGATCCAGCTGAAGGAGGCCAAGCACATTGCTGAGGAGGCTGACCGCAAATATGAGGAG GTGGCTCGTAAGCTGGTCATCATTGAGGGTGACCTGGAGCGTACAGAGGAGCGCGCTGAGCTGTCTGAAGG CAAATGCTCTGAGCTTGAGGAAGAGTTGAAAACTGTGACCAACAACCTGAAGTCACTGGAGGCCCAGGCTGAGAAG TACTCACAGAAGGAGGACAAATATGAGGAGGAGATCAAGGTCCTCACTGACAAGCTGAAGGAG GCTGAGACTCGTGCTGAGTTCGCTGAGAGATCAGTAGCCAAGCTTGAGAAGACCATTGATGACTTGGAAG AGAAACTGTCACATGCTAAAGAAGAGAACCTCGATATGCACCAGATGCTGGACCAGACTCTAATGGAACTGAATAATTTGTGA
- the LOC121897829 gene encoding tropomyosin alpha-1 chain isoform X3, whose translation MDAIKKKMQMLKLDKENALDRAEQAESDKKASEERSKQLDDELRELEKKLRLTEDERDKVFEEFQTAEEKLLTAEEVATKAEGEVASLNRRIQLVEEELDRAQERLATALTKLEEAEKAADESERGMKVIENRAMKDEEKMELQEIQLKEAKHIAEEADRKYEEVARKLVIIEGDLERTEERAELSEGKCSELEEELKTVTNNLKSLEAQAEKYSQKEDKYEEEIKVLTDKLKEAETRAEFAERSVAKLEKTIDDLEEKLSHAKEENLDMHQMLDQTLMELNNL comes from the exons ATGGATGCCATTAAGAAGAAGATGCAGATGCTCAAGCTCGACAAGGAGAATGCCTTGGACAGAGCTGAGCAGGCTGAGTCAGACAAGAAAGCGTCCGAGGAGAGAAGCAAACAG TTAGACGACGAATTAAGAGAGTTGGAAAAGAAATTGCGTCTTACTGAAGACGAAAGAGATAAAGTGTTTGAGGAGTTCCAAACTGCTGAAGAAAAGCTGCTGACCGCTGAGGAGGTCGCCACCAAG GCTGAGGGAGAGGTCGCTTCCCTTAACAGACGTATCCAGCTGGTTGAGGAGGAGTTGGATCGTGCTCAGGAGCGTCTGGCCACTGCCCTGACCAAGCTGGAGGAGGCTGAGAAGGCTGCTGATGAGAGTGAGAG AGGCATGAAGGTCATTGAGAACAGGGCCATGAAGGATGAGGAGAAGATGGAGTTGCAGGAGATCCAGCTGAAGGAGGCCAAGCACATTGCTGAGGAGGCTGACCGCAAATATGAGGAG GTGGCTCGTAAGCTGGTCATCATTGAGGGTGACCTGGAGCGTACAGAGGAGCGCGCTGAGCTGTCTGAAGG CAAATGCTCTGAGCTTGAGGAAGAGTTGAAAACTGTGACCAACAACCTGAAGTCACTGGAGGCCCAGGCTGAGAAG TACTCACAGAAGGAGGACAAATATGAGGAGGAGATCAAGGTCCTCACTGACAAGCTGAAGGAG GCTGAGACTCGTGCTGAGTTCGCTGAGAGATCAGTAGCCAAGCTTGAGAAGACCATTGATGACTTGGAAG AGAAACTGTCACATGCTAAAGAAGAGAACCTCGATATGCACCAGATGCTGGACCAGACTCTAATGGAACTGAATAATTTGTGA
- the LOC121897829 gene encoding tropomyosin alpha-1 chain isoform X1 gives MDAIKKKMQMLKLDKENALDRAEQAESDKKASEERSKQLEDDLVGLQKKLKGTEDELDKYSEALKDAQEKLELAEKKATDAEGEVASLNRRIQLVEEELDRAQERLATALTKLEEAEKAADESERGMKVIENRAMKDEEKMELQEIQLKEAKHIAEEADRKYEEVARKLVIIEGDLERTEERAELSEGKCSELEEELKTVTNNLKSLEAQAEKYSQKEDKYEEEIKVLTDKLKEAETRAEFAERSVAKLEKTIDDLEDELYAQKLKYKAISEELDHALNDMTSI, from the exons ATGGATGCCATTAAGAAGAAGATGCAGATGCTCAAGCTCGACAAGGAGAATGCCTTGGACAGAGCTGAGCAGGCTGAGTCAGACAAGAAAGCGTCCGAGGAGAGAAGCAAACAG CTTGAGGACGATTTGGTAGGTCTGCAGAAGAAGCTGAAGGGAACTGAGGATGAGTTGGACAAGTACTCCGAGGCTCTTAAAGATGCCCAGGAGAAACTTGAGCTGGCTGAGAAGAAAGCTACCGAT GCTGAGGGAGAGGTCGCTTCCCTTAACAGACGTATCCAGCTGGTTGAGGAGGAGTTGGATCGTGCTCAGGAGCGTCTGGCCACTGCCCTGACCAAGCTGGAGGAGGCTGAGAAGGCTGCTGATGAGAGTGAGAG AGGCATGAAGGTCATTGAGAACAGGGCCATGAAGGATGAGGAGAAGATGGAGTTGCAGGAGATCCAGCTGAAGGAGGCCAAGCACATTGCTGAGGAGGCTGACCGCAAATATGAGGAG GTGGCTCGTAAGCTGGTCATCATTGAGGGTGACCTGGAGCGTACAGAGGAGCGCGCTGAGCTGTCTGAAGG CAAATGCTCTGAGCTTGAGGAAGAGTTGAAAACTGTGACCAACAACCTGAAGTCACTGGAGGCCCAGGCTGAGAAG TACTCACAGAAGGAGGACAAATATGAGGAGGAGATCAAGGTCCTCACTGACAAGCTGAAGGAG GCTGAGACTCGTGCTGAGTTCGCTGAGAGATCAGTAGCCAAGCTTGAGAAGACCATTGATGACTTGGAAG ATGAGTTGTATGCCCAGAAACTGAAGTACAAGGCCATCAGCGAGGAGCTGGACCACGCCCTCAACGACATGACTTCCAT ATAA
- the LOC121897829 gene encoding tropomyosin alpha-1 chain isoform X4, with the protein MDAIKKKMQMLKLDKENALDRAEQAESDKKASEERSKQLEDDLVGLQKKLKGTEDELDKYSEALKDAQEKLELAEKKATDAEGEVASLNRRIQLVEEELDRAQERLATALTKLEEAEKAADESERGMKVIENRAMKDEEKMELQEIQLKEAKHIAEEADRKYEEVARKLVIIEGDLERTEERAELSEGRARRAADELRILEQSMKSLNNSVTQYSQKEDKYEEEIKVLTDKLKEAETRAEFAERSVAKLEKTIDDLEDELYAQKLKYKAISEELDHALNDMTSI; encoded by the exons ATGGATGCCATTAAGAAGAAGATGCAGATGCTCAAGCTCGACAAGGAGAATGCCTTGGACAGAGCTGAGCAGGCTGAGTCAGACAAGAAAGCGTCCGAGGAGAGAAGCAAACAG CTTGAGGACGATTTGGTAGGTCTGCAGAAGAAGCTGAAGGGAACTGAGGATGAGTTGGACAAGTACTCCGAGGCTCTTAAAGATGCCCAGGAGAAACTTGAGCTGGCTGAGAAGAAAGCTACCGAT GCTGAGGGAGAGGTCGCTTCCCTTAACAGACGTATCCAGCTGGTTGAGGAGGAGTTGGATCGTGCTCAGGAGCGTCTGGCCACTGCCCTGACCAAGCTGGAGGAGGCTGAGAAGGCTGCTGATGAGAGTGAGAG AGGCATGAAGGTCATTGAGAACAGGGCCATGAAGGATGAGGAGAAGATGGAGTTGCAGGAGATCCAGCTGAAGGAGGCCAAGCACATTGCTGAGGAGGCTGACCGCAAATATGAGGAG GTGGCTCGTAAGCTGGTCATCATTGAGGGTGACCTGGAGCGTACAGAGGAGCGCGCTGAGCTGTCTGAAGG ACGAGCTCGAAGAGCGGCTGATGAGCTAAGAATTTTGGAGCAAAGCATGAAATCACTAAACAACTCAGTCACACAG TACTCACAGAAGGAGGACAAATATGAGGAGGAGATCAAGGTCCTCACTGACAAGCTGAAGGAG GCTGAGACTCGTGCTGAGTTCGCTGAGAGATCAGTAGCCAAGCTTGAGAAGACCATTGATGACTTGGAAG ATGAGTTGTATGCCCAGAAACTGAAGTACAAGGCCATCAGCGAGGAGCTGGACCACGCCCTCAACGACATGACTTCCAT ATAA
- the LOC121897829 gene encoding tropomyosin alpha-1 chain isoform X5 translates to MDAIKKKMQMLKLDKENALDRAEQAESDKKASEERSKQLDDELRELEKKLRLTEDERDKVFEEFQTAEEKLLTAEEVATKAEGEVASLNRRIQLVEEELDRAQERLATALTKLEEAEKAADESERGMKVIENRAMKDEEKMELQEIQLKEAKHIAEEADRKYEEVARKLVIIEGDLERTEERAELSEGKCSELEEELKTVTNNLKSLEAQAEKYSQKEDKYEEEIKVLTDKLKEAETRAEFAERSVAKLEKTIDDLEDELYAQKLKYKAISEELDHALNDMTSM, encoded by the exons ATGGATGCCATTAAGAAGAAGATGCAGATGCTCAAGCTCGACAAGGAGAATGCCTTGGACAGAGCTGAGCAGGCTGAGTCAGACAAGAAAGCGTCCGAGGAGAGAAGCAAACAG TTAGACGACGAATTAAGAGAGTTGGAAAAGAAATTGCGTCTTACTGAAGACGAAAGAGATAAAGTGTTTGAGGAGTTCCAAACTGCTGAAGAAAAGCTGCTGACCGCTGAGGAGGTCGCCACCAAG GCTGAGGGAGAGGTCGCTTCCCTTAACAGACGTATCCAGCTGGTTGAGGAGGAGTTGGATCGTGCTCAGGAGCGTCTGGCCACTGCCCTGACCAAGCTGGAGGAGGCTGAGAAGGCTGCTGATGAGAGTGAGAG AGGCATGAAGGTCATTGAGAACAGGGCCATGAAGGATGAGGAGAAGATGGAGTTGCAGGAGATCCAGCTGAAGGAGGCCAAGCACATTGCTGAGGAGGCTGACCGCAAATATGAGGAG GTGGCTCGTAAGCTGGTCATCATTGAGGGTGACCTGGAGCGTACAGAGGAGCGCGCTGAGCTGTCTGAAGG CAAATGCTCTGAGCTTGAGGAAGAGTTGAAAACTGTGACCAACAACCTGAAGTCACTGGAGGCCCAGGCTGAGAAG TACTCACAGAAGGAGGACAAATATGAGGAGGAGATCAAGGTCCTCACTGACAAGCTGAAGGAG GCTGAGACTCGTGCTGAGTTCGCTGAGAGATCAGTAGCCAAGCTTGAGAAGACCATTGATGACTTGGAAG ATGAGTTGTATGCCCAGAAACTGAAGTACAAGGCCATCAGCGAGGAGCTGGACCACGCCCTCAACGACATGACTTCCATGTAA
- the LOC121897829 gene encoding tropomyosin alpha-3 chain isoform X8 yields the protein MAGITSLDAVKRKIKSLQDQADGAEERAERLQQDLLAQRKARDQAEGEVASLNRRIQLVEEELDRAQERLATALTKLEEAEKAADESERGMKVIENRAMKDEEKMELQEIQLKEAKHIAEEADRKYEEVARKLVIIEGDLERTEERAELSEGRARRAADELRILEQSMKSLNNSVTQYSQKEDKYEEEIKVLTDKLKEAETRAEFAERSVAKLEKTIDDLEEKLSHAKEENLDMHQMLDQTLMELNNL from the exons ATGGCTGGAATAACGTCGCTGGATGCAGTAAAACGAAAGATCAAATCTTTGCAAGATCAGGCAGACGGTGCTGAAGAGAGAGCCGAGAGATTACAGCAGGACTTGCTCGCGCAGAGGAAAGCCAGGGACCAA GCTGAGGGAGAGGTCGCTTCCCTTAACAGACGTATCCAGCTGGTTGAGGAGGAGTTGGATCGTGCTCAGGAGCGTCTGGCCACTGCCCTGACCAAGCTGGAGGAGGCTGAGAAGGCTGCTGATGAGAGTGAGAG AGGCATGAAGGTCATTGAGAACAGGGCCATGAAGGATGAGGAGAAGATGGAGTTGCAGGAGATCCAGCTGAAGGAGGCCAAGCACATTGCTGAGGAGGCTGACCGCAAATATGAGGAG GTGGCTCGTAAGCTGGTCATCATTGAGGGTGACCTGGAGCGTACAGAGGAGCGCGCTGAGCTGTCTGAAGG ACGAGCTCGAAGAGCGGCTGATGAGCTAAGAATTTTGGAGCAAAGCATGAAATCACTAAACAACTCAGTCACACAG TACTCACAGAAGGAGGACAAATATGAGGAGGAGATCAAGGTCCTCACTGACAAGCTGAAGGAG GCTGAGACTCGTGCTGAGTTCGCTGAGAGATCAGTAGCCAAGCTTGAGAAGACCATTGATGACTTGGAAG AGAAACTGTCACATGCTAAAGAAGAGAACCTCGATATGCACCAGATGCTGGACCAGACTCTAATGGAACTGAATAATTTGTGA
- the LOC121897829 gene encoding tropomyosin alpha-4 chain isoform X11 → MAGITSLDAVKRKIKSLQDQADGAEERAERLQQDLLAQRKARDQAEGEVASLNRRIQLVEEELDRAQERLATALTKLEEAEKAADESERGMKVIENRAMKDEEKMELQEIQLKEAKHIAEEADRKYEEVARKLVIIEGDLERTEERAELSEGKCSELEEELKTVTNNLKSLEAQAEKYSQKEDKYEEEIKVLTDKLKEAETRAEFAERSVAKLEKTIDDLEDRLYQQLEKKRLLTNELRVALNED, encoded by the exons ATGGCTGGAATAACGTCGCTGGATGCAGTAAAACGAAAGATCAAATCTTTGCAAGATCAGGCAGACGGTGCTGAAGAGAGAGCCGAGAGATTACAGCAGGACTTGCTCGCGCAGAGGAAAGCCAGGGACCAA GCTGAGGGAGAGGTCGCTTCCCTTAACAGACGTATCCAGCTGGTTGAGGAGGAGTTGGATCGTGCTCAGGAGCGTCTGGCCACTGCCCTGACCAAGCTGGAGGAGGCTGAGAAGGCTGCTGATGAGAGTGAGAG AGGCATGAAGGTCATTGAGAACAGGGCCATGAAGGATGAGGAGAAGATGGAGTTGCAGGAGATCCAGCTGAAGGAGGCCAAGCACATTGCTGAGGAGGCTGACCGCAAATATGAGGAG GTGGCTCGTAAGCTGGTCATCATTGAGGGTGACCTGGAGCGTACAGAGGAGCGCGCTGAGCTGTCTGAAGG CAAATGCTCTGAGCTTGAGGAAGAGTTGAAAACTGTGACCAACAACCTGAAGTCACTGGAGGCCCAGGCTGAGAAG TACTCACAGAAGGAGGACAAATATGAGGAGGAGATCAAGGTCCTCACTGACAAGCTGAAGGAG GCTGAGACTCGTGCTGAGTTCGCTGAGAGATCAGTAGCCAAGCTTGAGAAGACCATTGATGACTTGGAAG ATCGCCTCTACCAGCAACTTGAGAAAAAACGACTTCTCACTAATGAACTACGTGTGGCCTTGAATGAGGACTAA
- the LOC121897829 gene encoding tropomyosin alpha-4 chain isoform X7 translates to MAGITSLDAVKRKIKSLQDQADGAEERAERLQQDLLAQRKARDQAEGEVASLNRRIQLVEEELDRAQERLATALTKLEEAEKAADESERGMKVIENRAMKDEEKMELQEIQLKEAKHIAEEADRKYEEVARKLVIIEGDLERTEERAELSEGKCSELEEELKTVTNNLKSLEAQAEKYSQKEDKYEEEIKVLTDKLKEAETRAEFAERSVAKLEKTIDDLEEKLSHAKEENLDMHQMLDQTLMELNNL, encoded by the exons ATGGCTGGAATAACGTCGCTGGATGCAGTAAAACGAAAGATCAAATCTTTGCAAGATCAGGCAGACGGTGCTGAAGAGAGAGCCGAGAGATTACAGCAGGACTTGCTCGCGCAGAGGAAAGCCAGGGACCAA GCTGAGGGAGAGGTCGCTTCCCTTAACAGACGTATCCAGCTGGTTGAGGAGGAGTTGGATCGTGCTCAGGAGCGTCTGGCCACTGCCCTGACCAAGCTGGAGGAGGCTGAGAAGGCTGCTGATGAGAGTGAGAG AGGCATGAAGGTCATTGAGAACAGGGCCATGAAGGATGAGGAGAAGATGGAGTTGCAGGAGATCCAGCTGAAGGAGGCCAAGCACATTGCTGAGGAGGCTGACCGCAAATATGAGGAG GTGGCTCGTAAGCTGGTCATCATTGAGGGTGACCTGGAGCGTACAGAGGAGCGCGCTGAGCTGTCTGAAGG CAAATGCTCTGAGCTTGAGGAAGAGTTGAAAACTGTGACCAACAACCTGAAGTCACTGGAGGCCCAGGCTGAGAAG TACTCACAGAAGGAGGACAAATATGAGGAGGAGATCAAGGTCCTCACTGACAAGCTGAAGGAG GCTGAGACTCGTGCTGAGTTCGCTGAGAGATCAGTAGCCAAGCTTGAGAAGACCATTGATGACTTGGAAG AGAAACTGTCACATGCTAAAGAAGAGAACCTCGATATGCACCAGATGCTGGACCAGACTCTAATGGAACTGAATAATTTGTGA
- the LOC121897829 gene encoding tropomyosin alpha-1 chain isoform X6, translating to MAGITSLDAVKRKIKSLQDQADGAEERAERLQQDLLAQRKARDQAEGEVASLNRRIQLVEEELDRAQERLATALTKLEEAEKAADESERGMKVIENRAMKDEEKMELQEIQLKEAKHIAEEADRKYEEVARKLVIIEGDLERTEERAELSEGKCSELEEELKTVTNNLKSLEAQAEKYSQKEDKYEEEIKVLTDKLKEAETRAEFAERSVAKLEKTIDDLEDELYAQKLKYKAISEELDHALNDMTSI from the exons ATGGCTGGAATAACGTCGCTGGATGCAGTAAAACGAAAGATCAAATCTTTGCAAGATCAGGCAGACGGTGCTGAAGAGAGAGCCGAGAGATTACAGCAGGACTTGCTCGCGCAGAGGAAAGCCAGGGACCAA GCTGAGGGAGAGGTCGCTTCCCTTAACAGACGTATCCAGCTGGTTGAGGAGGAGTTGGATCGTGCTCAGGAGCGTCTGGCCACTGCCCTGACCAAGCTGGAGGAGGCTGAGAAGGCTGCTGATGAGAGTGAGAG AGGCATGAAGGTCATTGAGAACAGGGCCATGAAGGATGAGGAGAAGATGGAGTTGCAGGAGATCCAGCTGAAGGAGGCCAAGCACATTGCTGAGGAGGCTGACCGCAAATATGAGGAG GTGGCTCGTAAGCTGGTCATCATTGAGGGTGACCTGGAGCGTACAGAGGAGCGCGCTGAGCTGTCTGAAGG CAAATGCTCTGAGCTTGAGGAAGAGTTGAAAACTGTGACCAACAACCTGAAGTCACTGGAGGCCCAGGCTGAGAAG TACTCACAGAAGGAGGACAAATATGAGGAGGAGATCAAGGTCCTCACTGACAAGCTGAAGGAG GCTGAGACTCGTGCTGAGTTCGCTGAGAGATCAGTAGCCAAGCTTGAGAAGACCATTGATGACTTGGAAG ATGAGTTGTATGCCCAGAAACTGAAGTACAAGGCCATCAGCGAGGAGCTGGACCACGCCCTCAACGACATGACTTCCAT ATAA